Sequence from the Pseudomonas frederiksbergensis genome:
CTGACGATGCTGGGCCCCACCAGCCTGCCGGACTGGTTGCCCAAGGAGTTGGCGCGCGATTATCAACTTGCACCGCTGGCCGACGCGATTCGCTACTTGCATCACCCACCCGCCGACGCGGATGTGGAAGAACTCGCCCTCGGCCACCACTGGGCCCAGCATCGCCTCGCCTTCGAAGAGCTGCTGACCCATCAGCTGTCCCAGCAACGCTTGCGCGAAAGCCTGCGCTCGCTGCGCGCCCCGGCGATGCCCAAGGCGACGAAACTGCCGGCGCGGTACCTGGCCAATCTCGGTTTCACCCCCACCGGCGCGCAGCAGCGGGTCGGCAACGAGATCGCCTACGACCTGAGCCAGCCCGAGCCAATGCTGCGGTTGATCCAGGGCGACGTTGGCGCGGGCAAGACCGTGGTCGCCGCCCTCGCCGCGCTGCAAGCCTTGGAAGCGGGCTACCAGGTGGCGTTGATGGCGCCCACCGAGATCCTGGCCGAACAACACTTCATCACCTTCCAGCGCTGGCTCGAACCCCTGGGCATCGAAGTCGCCTGGCTGGCCGGCAAGCTCAAGGGCAAGAACCGCGTCGCCGCCCTCGCGCAGATCGCCGAAGGCGCGCCGATGGTGGTCGGCACCCATGCGCTGTTCCAAGACGAGGTGCAGTTCAAGAACCTTGCCCTGGTGATCATCGACGAACAGCACCGCTTCGGCGTCCAACAGCGCCTGGCCTTGCGGCAGAAAGGCGTCGGCGGGCGGATGTGCCCGCACCAATTGATCATGACCGCGACGCCGATCCCGCGGACCCTGGCGATGAGCGCCTACGCCGACCTCGACACTTCGATCCTCGACGAACTGCCCCCGGGCCGCACGCCGGTCAATACCGTGCTGGTTACCGATACCCGACGAGTGGAAGTCATCGAGCGCGTGCGCAGCGCCTGCGCCGAGGGCCGGCAGGCCTATTGGGTTTGCACCTTGATCGAAGAGTCGGAAGAGCTGACTTGCCAGGCGGCCGAGACCACTTTCGAGGACCTCACCGCCGCGCTCGGCGAGCTGAAGGTCGGGTTGATCCACGGTCGCATGAAGCCCGCCGAAAAAGCAGCCGTGATGGCCGAATTCAAGGCCGGCGCCCTGCAGTTGCTGGTCGCCACCACCGTGATCGAAGTCGGCGTCGACGTCCCCAACGCCAGCCTGATGATTATCGAAAACCCTGAGCGCCTGGGCCTGGCGCAGCTGCACCAGCTGCGTGGCCGGGTCGGCCGGGGCAGCGCCGCCAGCCATTGCGTGCTGCTGTACCACCCGCCGCTGTCGCAGATCGGCCGCCAGCGCCTGGGCATCATGCGCGAAACCAACGACGGTTTTGTCATCGCCGAAAAAGACCTCGAACTGCGCGGCCCGGGTGAAATGCTCGGCACGCGCCAGACGGGTCTGCTTCAATTCAAGGTGGCCGACCTGATGCGCGACGCCGACCTGCTCCCGGCGGTACGCGATGCCGCCCAGGCGCTGCTGGAGCGCTGGCCCGACCATGTCAGCCCGTTGCTGGACCGCTGGCTGCGCCATGGGCAGCAATACGGCCAAGTGTGAGCACGCGCTCAGTTTTCTGGACGCGCCTTCTGGACAAGCTGGTTATACTGACCCACTTGTAGGAAAACGGATACAGACCATGACTGAAGCTGCCCTCGTCCCCGAAACCCCGCACGCTCCGTCTGTTATTCGGCAATTGCTCGAGAAACTGGGCATCGCCTTTGACGAAGTCATCGAGCGGCCGGGCCTCAACCCCGCTCGCAAAGTGCAGGCCGTGCTGTTGCATGATGCCGTCGGCGCGCTCATGGTCCTGTTTCCGCAAAGCCAGTTGCTGGACCTCAACCGCTTGGCCGAACTCACTGGCCGCAAGCTCACGGCGGTGCCGACCGAGCGCCTTGAACGCATGCTCGGCAAACACAGCCTGAGCCTGCTGCCCGGCCTGCCCGCGCTGACCAGTTCGCCCTGCCTGTACGAAGAAGGCCTGCTGCGCGAGCCCAAGCTGCTGATCAACTCGGGCGAGCCGGGGCTGCTGCTGGAAGTCACCAGCGAAGCGTTCAAGACCATGCTCACCAAGGCCAGCGCCGCGACGTTCGGCGAGCCGTTGAGCAATATCACGCCCAACCTGGACCGCCCGGACGACGACCGCAAGGAAATCACCCTGGCCGTGCAGGCGTTCACCGCGCGGCGCATCCAGCAACGGCTGGAAGAAACCATCGAAATCCCGCCGCTGGCTGAAACCGCGCAAAAAATCATCAAGCTGAGGGTCGACCCCGACGCCACCATCGACGACATTACCGGCGTCGTTGAAACCGACCCTGCCCTGGCCGCCCAAGTGGTGAGCTGGGCCGCATCGCCGTATTACGCATCACCGGGCAAGATTCGTTCGGTGGAGGACGCCATCGTCCGCGTGCTTGGCTTCGACCTGGTGATCAACCTGGCCCTGGGCCTGGCGCTGGGCAAGACCTTGAGCCTGCCCAAGGATCACCCGCAACACACCACGCCGTACTGGCAGCAATCGATCTACACCGCCGCTGTCATCGAAGGCCTGACCCGCGCCATGCCCCGCGCCCAGCGCCCGGAAGGCGGCCTGACCTACCTGTCGGGCCTGCTGCACAACTTCGGCTACCTGCTGCTGGCCCACGTGTTCCCGCCGCACTTCTCGCTGATCTGCCGGCACCTGGAGGTCAACCCGCACCTGTGCCACAGCTACGTGGAGCAACACCTGCTGGGCATCAGCCGCGAGCAGATCGGTGCCTGGCTGATGCGCTACTGGGACATGCCCGACGAACTGGCCACCGCCCTGCGCTTCCAGCACGACCCCCACTACGATGGCGAATACGCCGCCTACCCGAACCTGGTATGCCTGGCCGTACGCCTGCTGCGCTCACGCAGCATCGGCTCCGGCCCCGACGAAGACATCCCGGATGCGCTGCTCGATCGCGTCGGGCTGACTCGGGAAAAGGCCAATGATGTGGTGAGCAAGGTGCTTGAGGCCGAAGTACTGCTGCGGGAACTGGCTTCGCAGTTCAGCCATTGATGGCCGGCTGGGAGTGGAGCCTTTTTGTGGCAGGGGGGTTGGCTTCCCCCGCCACCGATCCACAGCCACTCAAGCCAGATAGCGGACGAACCAGCTTCCAAAGGTGCGGGGCAAAACTATGCCGGGTCGCCGCGTAAAACCGCTAACGACAATCCGTCCGTCTGACATTAGCGCCATGTCCTCGACAGTCGCCTCATAGTCTTCTTCGTTAAAAAGCACAAAGCCACTGCCATTGAAG
This genomic interval carries:
- a CDS encoding aminoacyl-tRNA deacylase and HDOD domain-containing protein, which codes for MTEAALVPETPHAPSVIRQLLEKLGIAFDEVIERPGLNPARKVQAVLLHDAVGALMVLFPQSQLLDLNRLAELTGRKLTAVPTERLERMLGKHSLSLLPGLPALTSSPCLYEEGLLREPKLLINSGEPGLLLEVTSEAFKTMLTKASAATFGEPLSNITPNLDRPDDDRKEITLAVQAFTARRIQQRLEETIEIPPLAETAQKIIKLRVDPDATIDDITGVVETDPALAAQVVSWAASPYYASPGKIRSVEDAIVRVLGFDLVINLALGLALGKTLSLPKDHPQHTTPYWQQSIYTAAVIEGLTRAMPRAQRPEGGLTYLSGLLHNFGYLLLAHVFPPHFSLICRHLEVNPHLCHSYVEQHLLGISREQIGAWLMRYWDMPDELATALRFQHDPHYDGEYAAYPNLVCLAVRLLRSRSIGSGPDEDIPDALLDRVGLTREKANDVVSKVLEAEVLLRELASQFSH
- the recG gene encoding ATP-dependent DNA helicase RecG; the protein is MTELSKVPVTTLKGVGEAMAEKLAKVGLENLQDVLFHLPLRYQDRTRVVPIGHLRPGQDAVVEGTVSGADVVMGRRRSLVVRLQDGTGGLSLRFYHFSNAQKEGLKRGTRVRCYGEARPGASGLEIYHPEYRAITGDEPPPVAETLTPVYPLTEGLTQQRLRQLCQQTLTMLGPTSLPDWLPKELARDYQLAPLADAIRYLHHPPADADVEELALGHHWAQHRLAFEELLTHQLSQQRLRESLRSLRAPAMPKATKLPARYLANLGFTPTGAQQRVGNEIAYDLSQPEPMLRLIQGDVGAGKTVVAALAALQALEAGYQVALMAPTEILAEQHFITFQRWLEPLGIEVAWLAGKLKGKNRVAALAQIAEGAPMVVGTHALFQDEVQFKNLALVIIDEQHRFGVQQRLALRQKGVGGRMCPHQLIMTATPIPRTLAMSAYADLDTSILDELPPGRTPVNTVLVTDTRRVEVIERVRSACAEGRQAYWVCTLIEESEELTCQAAETTFEDLTAALGELKVGLIHGRMKPAEKAAVMAEFKAGALQLLVATTVIEVGVDVPNASLMIIENPERLGLAQLHQLRGRVGRGSAASHCVLLYHPPLSQIGRQRLGIMRETNDGFVIAEKDLELRGPGEMLGTRQTGLLQFKVADLMRDADLLPAVRDAAQALLERWPDHVSPLLDRWLRHGQQYGQV